The following are from one region of the Prevotella sp. HUN102 genome:
- a CDS encoding YARHG domain-containing protein, with product MKTKIFSISLVMAAIIIIGCQDNKSKSENLEQMIEQRAQQKADSMAKADSINKLVAEAKAIIKRDKTKHQPSPEPQSLYTEYPTEFDYLAQRNVTESDVYRLMDAYGFNFSEACGYLRNAVYARHGRRFVKKQYRDFFMQFDWYAPQRTEIPASELNTIEQRNISKLKAFG from the coding sequence ATGAAAACGAAAATCTTCAGTATTTCACTGGTTATGGCTGCCATTATTATCATTGGCTGCCAAGACAACAAGAGCAAAAGCGAGAACCTGGAACAGATGATTGAACAACGCGCCCAGCAGAAAGCCGACTCCATGGCAAAGGCCGATTCCATTAACAAGCTGGTAGCCGAAGCCAAGGCCATCATCAAACGCGACAAAACCAAACATCAGCCAAGTCCAGAGCCACAGTCCCTTTATACAGAATACCCTACTGAGTTCGACTATTTGGCACAACGCAACGTAACAGAATCGGATGTTTACCGTTTAATGGATGCTTACGGTTTTAACTTCAGTGAAGCCTGCGGCTACCTACGCAACGCCGTTTACGCACGCCATGGCCGAAGGTTTGTAAAAAAGCAGTACCGAGATTTCTTTATGCAATTCGACTGGTATGCACCACAACGTACCGAGATTCCTGCATCAGAGCTTAATACCATAGAGCAAAGAAATATTTCAAAGCTAAAAGCCTTCGGCTGA
- a CDS encoding smalltalk protein: MKKETWKLVIQLLLSVLTALGTTLGVTSCAGMM; the protein is encoded by the coding sequence ATGAAAAAAGAAACTTGGAAATTAGTGATTCAGTTGTTGCTGTCTGTTCTTACTGCGCTCGGCACCACGCTCGGCGTAACGAGCTGCGCGGGAATGATGTAA
- the glmS gene encoding glutamine--fructose-6-phosphate transaminase (isomerizing): MCGIVGYIGTKRQAYPILIKGLKRLEYRGYDSAGIALINGNDDLNVYKAKGKVADLESFCAEKNIEGSVGIAHTRWATHGEPSSTNAHPHYSESKNLAIIHNGIIENYAEIKKNLMDKGIKFVSDTDTEVLVQLIEYIQERKNLDLLTAVQVALHQVIGAYAIAILDKRHPDTVIAARKQSPLVVGIGDDEFFLGSDASPIIEYTDQVVYLEDGNIAVMKLGEELKVVNILNEELSPEIKTVDINLGQIEKGGYPHFMLKEIFEQPECLKNCMRGRINVEQDHVTLSALIDYRSWLLNAKRVIIVACGTSWHAGLIGKQLIETFCKIPVDVEYASEFRYRNPVVTKEDVVIALSQSGETADTLAAVELAKEKGAFIYGICNAIGSSIPRATNTGTYIHVGPEIGVASTKAFTGQVSVLTMFAIALADAKGTIKHGEYVKVVQELASIPEKITEVLKTNEQVADLARTFTYAHNFLYLGRGFSFPVALEGALKLKEISYIHAEGYPAAEMKHGPIALIDSDMPVVVIATHNAMYEKVRSNIQEIKARQGRVIALVSKGDEAIAKIADAVIELPDTMECLEPLVSTIPLQLLAYHIAVCKGKDVDQPRNLAKSVTVE; this comes from the coding sequence ATGTGTGGTATAGTAGGTTACATAGGGACAAAGCGACAGGCTTATCCCATTTTGATTAAAGGTCTTAAAAGACTTGAGTACAGAGGTTACGACAGCGCAGGCATTGCGCTGATCAACGGCAACGACGATTTGAACGTCTACAAGGCAAAGGGAAAGGTGGCAGACCTTGAATCCTTTTGCGCTGAAAAGAATATTGAAGGCTCCGTAGGTATTGCCCACACCAGATGGGCAACACACGGAGAACCTTCTTCTACCAATGCGCATCCGCATTATTCCGAATCCAAAAATCTCGCCATCATTCACAACGGAATCATCGAGAACTACGCAGAAATCAAGAAAAACCTGATGGACAAAGGCATCAAGTTTGTTTCCGACACAGACACGGAAGTGCTCGTTCAGCTCATTGAATACATTCAGGAAAGAAAGAATCTCGACCTGCTGACAGCCGTCCAGGTGGCTCTGCATCAGGTTATCGGTGCTTATGCTATTGCAATTCTCGACAAAAGACACCCCGACACCGTAATTGCAGCACGCAAGCAGAGTCCGTTGGTGGTGGGAATCGGCGACGACGAGTTCTTCCTTGGCTCGGATGCAAGCCCCATTATTGAGTATACCGATCAGGTGGTTTACCTTGAAGACGGCAACATCGCCGTGATGAAGCTCGGTGAGGAACTGAAGGTGGTAAACATCCTGAACGAGGAACTGTCGCCTGAAATCAAGACGGTGGACATCAATCTCGGACAGATTGAGAAAGGAGGCTACCCCCACTTTATGCTGAAGGAAATCTTCGAGCAGCCCGAATGCCTGAAGAACTGTATGCGTGGAAGAATCAACGTGGAGCAAGACCACGTTACGCTGAGTGCGCTGATAGACTATCGCAGTTGGTTGCTCAATGCCAAGCGCGTGATTATCGTGGCTTGCGGCACCAGTTGGCACGCAGGCCTGATCGGCAAACAGTTGATTGAAACCTTCTGCAAGATTCCGGTAGACGTGGAATACGCAAGTGAGTTCCGTTATCGCAATCCTGTCGTTACGAAGGAAGATGTAGTGATAGCACTCTCGCAGAGCGGCGAGACGGCAGACACGCTTGCCGCCGTGGAACTGGCAAAGGAGAAGGGCGCATTCATCTATGGAATCTGCAACGCCATCGGCTCGAGCATACCCCGTGCAACGAACACGGGAACGTACATACACGTAGGTCCGGAAATCGGTGTGGCCTCAACGAAGGCATTTACCGGTCAGGTATCAGTTCTGACAATGTTTGCCATCGCCCTTGCAGATGCAAAGGGAACAATCAAGCACGGCGAATACGTGAAGGTGGTTCAGGAATTGGCAAGCATTCCGGAGAAGATAACTGAAGTATTGAAGACCAACGAACAGGTTGCCGACCTTGCACGCACGTTCACCTACGCCCACAACTTCCTCTATCTCGGACGCGGTTTCAGTTTCCCAGTCGCATTGGAGGGCGCACTGAAACTGAAGGAAATTTCCTACATACACGCCGAAGGCTACCCTGCCGCCGAAATGAAGCACGGTCCGATTGCATTGATCGACTCCGATATGCCGGTAGTGGTCATTGCAACCCACAATGCAATGTACGAAAAAGTGCGCAGCAACATACAGGAGATAAAAGCCCGTCAGGGCAGGGTTATCGCATTGGTGTCCAAGGGCGACGAGGCAATAGCGAAGATTGCAGATGCAGTCATAGAGCTTCCCGACACGATGGAGTGTCTGGAACCATTGGTTTCAACCATTCCCTTACAGTTGCTTGCCTATCACATCGCCGTCTGCAAGGGCAAGGACGTAGACCAACCACGCAACCTTGCAAAGTCTGTTACAGTAGAATAA
- a CDS encoding bifunctional UDP-N-acetylmuramoyl-tripeptide:D-alanyl-D-alanine ligase/alanine racemase, protein MNYSIEKVATLIGAHRYGEADANVGFVLTDSRSLCFPEETIFFALKSERNDGHHYIPELYRRGVRNFVVEDVPQNFGQLYPQANFLKVAHALSALQRLAEKHRSEFSIPVVGITGSNGKTMVKEWLYQLLSPQMTVTRSPRSYNSQIGVPLSVWLLNENSQVGVFEAGISKMGEMEALRNIIRPTIGVLTSLGDAHQENFASLEEKCMEKARLFHDSQAIVYSLDDDIAAKAIEETGYEGKRLGWSMKNERCAFFVKSIEKKNITSTVSYVWNRTTEGTFTLPFIDDASLCNSITCAVVALQLGVEASVLSSRMATLEPVAMRLEVKEGQHGCTLINDSYNSDINSLDIALDFMNRRPDHKGRRRTLVLSDIFQSGETDRQLYQEVADLAQKRGVEKFIGIGTALQSQRNAFRYIGEKYFFATVTDFIHSDVFGSLHDEVILLKGARSFGFDQLTELLVNKVHETVLEVNLNAMVGNLNWYRSFLKPSTKLVCMIKADGYGAGAVEIAKTLQDHRVDYLAVAVADEGVTLRKNGITSSIMIMNPEMSSFKTLFDYELEPEVYSFRLLDALVKAAQKEGITGYPVHIKLDTGMHRLGFNPLTDMDELIDRLKHQNAIIPRSVFSHFVGSDADGFDSFSAEQFARFDEGSRRLQSAFSHRILRHIDNSAGIEHFPERQMDMCRLGLGLYGVNPRTNAILNNVSTLKTTILQLRSVPKGDTVGYSRRGTIEQDSLIAAIPIGYADGLNRKLGNRHCYCLVNGQKAPYVGNICMDVAMIDVTGIDCKEGDSVEIFGDNLPVTVLSDVLETIPYEVLTNVSNRVKRVYFQD, encoded by the coding sequence ATGAACTACTCTATTGAAAAGGTGGCAACGCTCATTGGCGCGCATCGCTACGGAGAGGCCGACGCCAATGTGGGTTTCGTGCTTACAGATAGTCGTTCCCTATGTTTCCCGGAAGAAACAATCTTCTTTGCGCTGAAGTCTGAGCGCAACGACGGTCATCACTATATACCCGAGCTCTACCGGCGCGGAGTGAGAAACTTCGTGGTGGAAGACGTGCCGCAGAATTTCGGGCAGCTCTACCCACAGGCAAATTTCCTCAAAGTGGCGCACGCCCTCTCGGCGTTGCAGCGTCTGGCCGAAAAGCACCGAAGCGAGTTCAGCATTCCCGTTGTGGGCATTACCGGCTCCAACGGCAAGACGATGGTAAAGGAGTGGCTCTATCAACTGCTTTCGCCACAGATGACGGTTACGCGTTCGCCGCGCAGCTACAATTCGCAGATTGGTGTGCCGCTGTCGGTGTGGCTGCTCAACGAAAACTCACAAGTCGGCGTGTTCGAAGCGGGCATCAGTAAGATGGGAGAAATGGAGGCTCTGCGCAACATCATCCGCCCTACGATAGGCGTGCTGACGAGTCTGGGCGACGCGCATCAGGAGAATTTCGCATCGCTCGAGGAAAAGTGTATGGAGAAGGCGCGCCTGTTCCACGACTCGCAGGCCATTGTCTATTCGCTCGACGACGACATTGCGGCAAAGGCAATAGAGGAAACGGGATACGAGGGAAAGCGACTGGGATGGTCGATGAAGAATGAACGGTGCGCCTTCTTCGTGAAATCCATCGAGAAAAAGAACATCACTTCCACCGTTTCCTACGTCTGGAACAGAACCACGGAGGGCACGTTCACGCTGCCATTCATAGACGATGCGAGCCTATGCAACTCCATTACCTGTGCCGTAGTGGCATTGCAACTGGGCGTTGAAGCCAGTGTACTGTCGTCAAGAATGGCAACACTCGAACCCGTTGCTATGCGGCTGGAAGTGAAAGAGGGGCAGCACGGCTGCACGCTCATCAACGATTCCTATAATTCCGACATCAATTCGCTCGACATCGCGCTCGACTTTATGAACCGTCGTCCCGACCACAAGGGCCGCAGACGCACGCTCGTGCTGAGCGACATCTTCCAAAGCGGCGAGACCGACCGACAACTGTATCAGGAAGTGGCCGACCTTGCGCAGAAGCGTGGTGTGGAGAAATTCATCGGTATAGGAACGGCTCTGCAATCGCAGCGAAACGCATTCAGGTATATCGGCGAGAAATATTTCTTCGCCACCGTAACGGACTTCATCCACAGCGACGTGTTCGGCAGTCTGCACGACGAAGTGATTCTGCTGAAGGGAGCGCGCTCGTTTGGGTTCGACCAACTGACGGAACTCCTCGTGAACAAGGTACACGAAACGGTGCTGGAGGTAAACCTCAATGCGATGGTCGGCAATCTGAACTGGTACCGTTCGTTCCTCAAACCGAGTACAAAGCTCGTCTGTATGATTAAGGCCGACGGCTACGGAGCGGGTGCCGTGGAGATTGCAAAGACGCTTCAGGACCATCGGGTGGACTATCTCGCCGTGGCTGTGGCCGACGAGGGCGTAACGCTCCGAAAGAACGGCATCACGAGCAGCATAATGATAATGAATCCGGAGATGAGTTCGTTCAAGACGCTCTTCGATTACGAGCTTGAACCGGAGGTTTACAGCTTCCGTCTGCTCGACGCACTCGTGAAGGCGGCGCAGAAAGAGGGCATCACGGGCTATCCGGTACACATCAAGCTCGACACGGGGATGCACCGTCTGGGCTTCAATCCGCTCACGGATATGGACGAACTCATCGACAGGCTGAAACATCAGAACGCCATTATCCCCCGTTCGGTGTTCTCGCATTTCGTGGGTTCCGACGCAGACGGCTTCGATTCCTTCTCCGCCGAGCAGTTCGCACGCTTCGACGAGGGCAGCCGCAGACTGCAATCGGCTTTCAGCCATAGGATTCTGCGCCATATCGACAACTCGGCGGGCATAGAACACTTCCCCGAACGGCAGATGGATATGTGCAGATTGGGGCTGGGACTCTACGGTGTGAACCCACGCACGAATGCCATCCTCAACAATGTTTCCACGCTGAAGACCACCATTCTCCAACTGCGCAGCGTTCCCAAGGGCGACACCGTGGGCTATTCGCGTCGGGGAACGATAGAACAGGACAGCCTCATTGCGGCAATTCCGATAGGATATGCCGACGGACTGAACCGGAAACTGGGCAACCGGCACTGCTACTGTCTGGTGAACGGGCAGAAAGCTCCCTACGTGGGCAACATCTGTATGGACGTTGCAATGATTGACGTAACGGGAATAGACTGCAAGGAGGGCGATTCCGTGGAAATCTTCGGCGACAACCTGCCCGTAACGGTGCTCAGCGACGTGCTCGAAACCATTCCCTACGAAGTGCTCACGAATGTCAGCAATCGTGTGAAGAGGGTGTATTTCCAAGATTAG
- a CDS encoding OmpA family protein, with translation MKNLKTIAAGMCVLTLVSSCATKQGTFGLAGSGAGAVVGGIIGNIIGKNTKGTMIGAAIGAAVGAGAGTLIGRHMDKVARETAAQVQNAKIEKVTDANGLECVKVTFDNGILFGLNKSDLNASSKKELADFAKVMQKNADCDVAIQGYTDASGNDNINIPLSEKRASAVSSYLLSQGVPARQIRTVEGLGSSNPIENKTVSEKNRRVEVYLYASESMINAANNGTLR, from the coding sequence ATGAAGAATTTAAAGACAATCGCAGCAGGTATGTGTGTGCTCACACTCGTATCCAGTTGTGCAACAAAGCAGGGAACTTTCGGTTTGGCAGGTTCAGGTGCAGGCGCAGTAGTTGGTGGTATCATCGGTAACATCATCGGCAAGAACACGAAGGGCACTATGATCGGTGCGGCTATCGGTGCGGCTGTTGGTGCTGGTGCTGGTACGCTCATCGGCCGTCATATGGATAAGGTGGCTCGCGAGACTGCCGCTCAGGTTCAGAATGCAAAGATTGAAAAGGTAACCGACGCTAACGGTCTGGAATGTGTGAAGGTAACATTCGACAACGGTATCCTGTTCGGTCTCAACAAGTCCGACCTGAATGCAAGCTCAAAGAAGGAGTTGGCAGACTTCGCCAAGGTTATGCAGAAGAATGCCGACTGCGACGTGGCTATTCAGGGCTACACCGATGCTTCGGGCAACGACAACATCAACATTCCTCTGTCTGAAAAGCGTGCTTCTGCCGTTTCAAGCTATCTCCTTTCACAGGGCGTTCCTGCCCGTCAGATCCGCACGGTAGAGGGTTTGGGCAGCTCAAATCCTATCGAGAACAAGACCGTGAGCGAGAAGAACCGCCGCGTGGAGGTTTACTTGTATGCTTCTGAGTCAATGATCAATGCTGCCAACAACGGTACATTGAGATAA
- a CDS encoding vancomycin high temperature exclusion protein: MYIVIISVVAIATVIAIIIVACNIYIIKTTNGSITKSPTLLPTSGTVLVLGTAPLRKNGEPNPYFHHRLEAIWRIWQTRHYNKIILSGYGQETKAMRHLLVDKGIPTEIIREDSMGKRTMASMSRLKEIFQLNECIVVSQRFHCQRAIFLARALGINAVGFAAQDVHNNKTWLIQLREWLAKVKAYLEVMKLKMEFQQ, encoded by the coding sequence ATGTATATTGTAATTATATCAGTCGTTGCAATAGCTACAGTTATAGCTATAATTATTGTAGCTTGCAACATTTATATTATAAAAACCACCAATGGCAGCATAACTAAGAGCCCCACCCTTTTGCCCACCAGTGGTACAGTGCTTGTGCTGGGAACTGCACCATTACGAAAAAACGGCGAGCCCAATCCCTATTTTCACCATCGATTGGAAGCTATCTGGCGCATATGGCAGACCCGCCATTACAATAAAATCATCTTAAGTGGCTACGGACAGGAAACAAAAGCAATGCGCCACCTGCTTGTTGACAAGGGCATTCCAACCGAAATAATTCGAGAAGATAGTATGGGAAAGCGCACAATGGCTTCGATGAGCAGACTGAAAGAGATTTTTCAACTCAATGAGTGTATTGTAGTGTCACAGCGATTCCATTGCCAGCGTGCTATATTCCTAGCCAGAGCACTCGGTATTAATGCGGTGGGCTTTGCAGCACAAGATGTTCACAACAACAAAACATGGCTCATTCAGCTCAGGGAGTGGCTGGCTAAAGTAAAGGCATACCTCGAAGTAATGAAGTTGAAAATGGAATTCCAGCAATGA
- the rmuC gene encoding DNA recombination protein RmuC: MDILTLILGLLIGALLAYLYLRSESERQASQLKEQLAVLKNQIDSERKAAEERILTERKYNGELRSELQKQMEAKNRLLQEEMRTMAADMLSESRNKLNTADKERLDSLLAPLKERLEAFNQTVITNSRQNAEHKTEIKTAFEEAMKRWHAEQEMTVKTMREDQERTVKLLQEQTERIGNDAASLTQALKGDSKMQGDWGEMILEKTLEDCGLVKGQQYFLQQNYKDENGNNFRPDAVIEFPNEDRAVIDAKVSLTAYLAAIKTDDADERERLLKEHVASVKKHVDELSGKNYESLVPGCIGYVLMFIPYESGYSAALKSDSGILQYAYRKHIIILSPSNLLMALQLTHTMWQNYRMNKNVEEILRQSNDLYDKFVTFGETFLKLGSGIQRLQQDFDKAHSQLSEGKGNIVRRLDGMKALGITPKKEIPENL, from the coding sequence ATGGACATCCTAACGCTCATTCTCGGTCTGCTCATCGGTGCTTTGCTCGCATATCTATACCTGCGCAGCGAAAGCGAACGACAGGCAAGCCAACTCAAAGAACAGCTTGCCGTACTGAAAAATCAAATTGATTCGGAACGGAAAGCCGCCGAAGAAAGAATCCTCACCGAACGTAAATACAACGGGGAACTGCGCAGCGAACTGCAAAAGCAGATGGAAGCAAAAAACAGACTCTTGCAGGAAGAAATGAGAACTATGGCTGCCGATATGCTTTCCGAAAGCAGAAACAAACTCAACACGGCAGACAAGGAACGGCTCGACAGCCTCCTTGCGCCTCTGAAAGAGCGACTCGAGGCTTTCAATCAGACCGTTATAACCAACAGCAGACAGAACGCCGAACACAAAACGGAGATTAAAACGGCTTTTGAAGAAGCGATGAAACGATGGCACGCCGAACAGGAAATGACCGTGAAAACAATGCGTGAGGATCAGGAACGCACCGTGAAGCTGCTCCAAGAACAGACCGAACGCATAGGAAACGATGCCGCATCGCTGACTCAGGCACTGAAGGGCGACTCGAAGATGCAGGGCGACTGGGGAGAGATGATTCTGGAAAAGACGCTCGAGGACTGCGGACTTGTGAAGGGCCAGCAGTATTTTCTGCAGCAGAACTACAAGGATGAGAACGGCAACAACTTCCGTCCCGATGCCGTGATAGAGTTTCCGAACGAGGACCGTGCCGTGATAGACGCCAAAGTGTCGCTCACGGCCTATCTCGCAGCCATAAAAACCGACGATGCCGACGAGCGCGAACGCCTGCTGAAAGAGCACGTAGCGTCTGTAAAGAAGCACGTGGACGAACTCTCGGGCAAGAACTACGAGTCGCTCGTGCCCGGCTGCATCGGCTATGTGCTGATGTTCATACCCTACGAGAGCGGCTACTCGGCAGCATTGAAGTCCGATTCGGGCATCCTTCAATACGCCTATCGCAAACACATTATTATATTAAGTCCCAGCAACCTGCTGATGGCACTGCAACTCACGCACACAATGTGGCAGAACTACCGGATGAACAAGAACGTGGAAGAGATTCTGCGCCAGTCCAACGACCTCTACGACAAGTTCGTTACCTTCGGCGAAACCTTCCTGAAGCTCGGTTCGGGCATACAGCGGTTGCAACAGGATTTCGACAAGGCGCATTCGCAGCTGAGCGAGGGCAAGGGAAACATCGTCCGACGGCTCGACGGAATGAAAGCCCTGGGCATAACGCCGAAGAAGGAGATTCCCGAAAATCTCTGA
- the proS gene encoding proline--tRNA ligase: protein MAKELKDLTKRAENYSQWYNDLVVKADLAEQSAVRGCMVIKPYGYAIWEKMQAQLDKMFKETGVQNAYFPLLIPKSFLSREAEHVKGFAKECAVVTHYRLRSNEEGNAVEVDPSAKLEEELIIRPTSETIIWNTYRNWIHSYRDLPLMCNQWCNVMRWEMRTRPFLRTSEFLWQEGHTAHATREEAEEETKRMLKVYADFAEQWLAIPVVQGVKSETERFAGALDTYTIEAMMQDGKALQSGTSHFLGQNFAKSFDVTFLNKENKPEYVWATSWGVSTRLVGALIMTHSDDNGLVLPPKIAPIQVVIIPIFKGDEQLNALTEKLQPVIDQLRALGISVKFDNSDNKRPGFKFADYELKGVPVRLAMGGRDLENNTIEVMRRDTLEKESVSFDGIVDYVKNLLDDIQANIYKKAVDFRDAHIYECDDYEEFKSKVKDGGFFLCHWDGTSETEDKIKEDTQATIRCVPFMFEQTEGVDMVSGKPSKYRVLIARSY, encoded by the coding sequence ATGGCAAAAGAACTCAAAGACCTTACCAAGAGAGCCGAAAACTACTCTCAATGGTACAATGACTTGGTAGTAAAAGCTGACCTTGCAGAGCAGTCTGCCGTCAGAGGCTGTATGGTCATCAAACCCTATGGATACGCCATCTGGGAGAAGATGCAGGCACAGCTCGACAAGATGTTTAAGGAGACAGGCGTGCAGAACGCCTACTTCCCGCTGCTCATTCCGAAGAGCTTTCTCTCCCGGGAGGCAGAGCACGTGAAGGGATTCGCCAAGGAATGCGCCGTTGTAACCCACTACCGCCTCCGTTCCAACGAGGAGGGCAATGCAGTAGAGGTGGACCCGAGCGCAAAGCTCGAGGAAGAGCTGATCATCCGTCCTACCAGTGAGACCATTATATGGAACACTTACAGGAACTGGATCCACTCCTACCGCGACCTTCCGCTGATGTGCAACCAGTGGTGCAACGTGATGCGGTGGGAAATGCGCACCCGTCCGTTCCTCCGCACCTCCGAATTTCTCTGGCAGGAAGGCCACACCGCCCACGCAACACGTGAAGAAGCAGAAGAGGAAACAAAGCGTATGCTCAAGGTCTATGCCGACTTTGCCGAGCAATGGCTCGCCATTCCTGTGGTACAGGGCGTGAAGAGCGAGACCGAACGCTTCGCAGGCGCACTCGACACGTACACCATCGAGGCGATGATGCAGGACGGAAAGGCACTCCAGAGCGGCACGTCGCACTTCCTCGGACAGAACTTCGCCAAGTCGTTCGACGTTACGTTCCTTAATAAGGAAAATAAACCGGAATACGTATGGGCCACATCGTGGGGCGTAAGCACACGTCTCGTGGGCGCACTCATTATGACACACTCCGACGACAACGGTCTTGTGCTCCCTCCGAAGATAGCCCCGATTCAGGTAGTCATCATCCCGATATTCAAGGGCGACGAACAGCTCAACGCACTTACGGAGAAGCTCCAGCCGGTAATCGACCAGCTCCGCGCGCTCGGTATCAGCGTCAAGTTCGATAATTCCGACAACAAGCGTCCCGGTTTCAAGTTCGCCGACTACGAACTCAAGGGCGTTCCCGTGCGTCTGGCAATGGGCGGCCGCGACTTGGAGAACAACACCATCGAAGTGATGCGCCGCGACACGCTCGAGAAGGAAAGCGTAAGTTTCGACGGTATCGTGGACTATGTGAAGAATCTCCTCGACGACATTCAGGCAAACATCTACAAGAAAGCCGTGGACTTCCGCGATGCCCACATCTACGAATGCGACGACTACGAAGAGTTCAAGTCCAAGGTAAAGGACGGCGGCTTCTTCCTCTGCCACTGGGACGGCACTTCCGAAACGGAAGACAAGATCAAGGAAGACACACAGGCCACCATCCGTTGCGTTCCGTTTATGTTCGAGCAGACGGAAGGCGTGGATATGGTAAGCGGAAAGCCATCCAAATACCGTGTGCTTATCGCGCGTTCCTATTAA
- a CDS encoding transposase, which yields MISQSGRHIVSELNREIEKVDRRIASLIESDGELTWIFTIVTSIPGIGTQNAVCLMVCTDNFRRFSHDPRKISCYCGLLKACRKREKEAGGT from the coding sequence ATGATCTCCCAAAGCGGACGGCATATCGTCTCGGAGTTGAACAGGGAGATAGAGAAGGTGGACAGGAGGATTGCGTCCCTGATAGAGTCTGACGGGGAGCTTACCTGGATTTTCACCATAGTTACCTCCATACCCGGCATAGGAACGCAGAATGCCGTGTGCCTGATGGTCTGCACGGACAACTTCCGCAGGTTCAGCCACGACCCGCGGAAAATATCCTGCTATTGTGGATTACTCAAGGCTTGTCGCAAGAGGGAAAAAGAAGCAGGTGGCACTTGA
- a CDS encoding macro domain-containing protein has translation MIKYVSGNILQSKDQYIAQGVATGSQEGLGTGLAFKLSSQFPEIQKLFKKYTRNTKFQAGDIFIGEIKGRFPGIIYIATQPDMYHAELSFLNKGLKELKKICKSKGIKTVSLPKIGAGLGKLDWDNEVKPLLESILSDSETIFNVYEDYKIEYEN, from the coding sequence ATGATAAAATACGTTTCGGGCAACATATTGCAAAGCAAAGACCAGTATATAGCCCAAGGAGTAGCAACAGGTTCGCAAGAAGGATTAGGCACAGGACTTGCCTTTAAGTTGTCAAGTCAATTCCCTGAAATACAGAAACTTTTTAAGAAATACACACGAAACACCAAGTTTCAAGCAGGCGATATTTTCATAGGAGAAATCAAGGGGCGTTTCCCGGGTATAATCTACATAGCCACACAACCCGATATGTACCACGCAGAACTTTCATTTCTCAACAAGGGATTGAAAGAATTGAAAAAAATATGTAAAAGCAAAGGGATAAAAACCGTATCGCTCCCGAAAATAGGTGCGGGATTGGGTAAATTGGATTGGGACAATGAAGTAAAACCCTTGCTTGAAAGCATTCTATCAGATAGTGAAACTATATTCAATGTATATGAAGATTACAAGATTGAATACGAAAATTAG
- a CDS encoding polysaccharide biosynthesis/export family protein, with the protein MKKLLFPIIAFAMIIFITGCGSTKKFTYFQNIDSISLAASKGLYDARIMPKDELTILVQTTDPLTSKPFNIQQQTTGGGNEKRVAGYLVDNDGYINFPIVGKIHVGGLTKNECEDLIKSKIQPYLARTENPLVAVRTSSYRVTVTGEVNSPGVIPVATEKMSIVEALAEAGDLTVYGKRDNIMLIREDATGEKHNVRLNLNDANLINSPYYYLQQNDIIYVQPQKVKARNAFFGSNSSILFSLVGLASTVSSLLITIFR; encoded by the coding sequence ATGAAGAAATTACTTTTTCCGATCATTGCGTTTGCTATGATTATTTTTATTACAGGGTGTGGGTCCACGAAAAAGTTTACCTACTTCCAGAATATTGATTCTATCAGTCTCGCTGCATCAAAAGGCTTGTATGATGCGAGAATTATGCCGAAAGACGAACTTACAATCCTTGTTCAGACCACAGACCCACTGACTTCAAAGCCATTCAACATCCAGCAGCAGACAACTGGTGGCGGCAATGAAAAAAGAGTTGCGGGCTATTTGGTAGACAATGACGGCTATATAAACTTTCCTATCGTGGGCAAGATTCACGTGGGAGGACTGACCAAAAACGAGTGTGAGGACTTGATTAAGAGCAAAATACAGCCTTATCTGGCACGCACCGAGAACCCATTGGTGGCAGTTCGCACGAGCAGCTACCGAGTAACGGTTACGGGCGAAGTGAACAGTCCGGGCGTTATTCCCGTGGCAACGGAGAAGATGAGCATCGTAGAGGCACTCGCCGAGGCCGGAGACCTTACCGTGTACGGCAAGCGCGACAACATTATGCTCATCCGCGAAGACGCAACGGGCGAGAAACACAATGTGAGGCTGAACCTCAACGACGCAAACCTGATTAATTCACCTTATTATTATTTACAGCAGAACGATATTATCTACGTGCAGCCTCAAAAGGTCAAGGCTCGAAACGCCTTCTTCGGTAGCAATTCCAGCATCTTGTTCTCTCTGGTCGGTCTTGCAAGTACGGTGTCCAGTCTGCTGATAACGATATTCAGATAA